Proteins from a single region of archaeon BMS3Bbin15:
- the kdsD gene encoding arabinose 5-phosphate isomerase KdsD: MVKVEKYMKREIVGVGPEDNIQTVRNLMLKENISRLLVIEDNKAVGIVTKKDIARRLAQARAPWQRRPIDKISVSRIMSIELKSLPPDARLEDTARLMIKEGISSVPVIDGDDRLLGIITTTDLIRAFAENLEGVYKNRELMTENVITANRYHSLYHIVTLMEENSISRVVISDSNKPVGIITVTDLSFLNLNDPEKGLKMKKIMYVRKPQRDSRASYRYVLHSPLTAEDVINENPITTTEDEDCSRTATTMLENGISSLPVVKDDELAGIITKKDLIKGMAKR; the protein is encoded by the coding sequence GTGGTAAAGGTTGAGAAGTATATGAAGAGAGAAATAGTTGGAGTTGGGCCGGAAGATAATATTCAGACAGTCAGAAATCTGATGCTCAAAGAGAATATATCACGTCTCCTTGTGATAGAAGACAATAAAGCAGTTGGAATAGTTACAAAGAAAGATATTGCAAGAAGACTTGCCCAGGCTAGGGCACCCTGGCAGCGCAGGCCAATTGATAAGATTTCTGTATCAAGAATCATGAGTATTGAACTCAAGAGCCTTCCGCCTGATGCCCGGCTTGAAGATACTGCAAGACTTATGATAAAAGAGGGTATATCTTCGGTACCTGTGATTGACGGAGATGACAGGCTACTTGGAATAATTACTACAACGGATTTAATAAGAGCCTTTGCTGAGAATCTCGAAGGCGTATATAAAAATAGAGAGCTCATGACAGAAAACGTAATAACTGCCAACAGGTATCACAGCCTCTATCATATTGTGACTCTGATGGAAGAGAACAGTATCAGCAGAGTGGTAATTAGTGACAGTAATAAACCTGTAGGAATTATTACTGTAACAGACCTCAGCTTCCTCAATCTCAACGACCCTGAGAAAGGATTGAAAATGAAAAAGATTATGTATGTGAGGAAACCCCAGAGAGATTCAAGGGCAAGCTATAGATATGTGTTGCATTCCCCTCTGACAGCAGAAGACGTTATAAATGAAAACCCTATCACAACTACTGAAGATGAAGACTGCTCCAGGACGGCAACTACCATGCTGGAAAATGGAATCTCTTCTCTACCTGTTGTGAAGGACGATGAACTTGCAGGAATAATAACCAAAAAGGACCTTATTAAAGGTATGGCAAAGAGGTGA
- the opuCA_2 gene encoding carnitine transport ATP-binding protein OpuCA has translation MEKYYDRRKDEKFALKIASDWGSIEFKDHISRSEGSIMKIASTEVISVPPTINIFGSAETMTKYRFRRLPVADPGTGRLIGIVGSTDILDFLGGGEKAKLLTEKYNGNFLAAINESVSEIMVNDVVTLTTGASIEDGLKKILESRIGGIIIVDEGNSLKGIVTERDFVNIVAGKKTGISASEIMTTEVITTTSGTSLEDASRIMLRNSFRRLPVTSQNFLEGIVTSRMILNFMGNGGLFKKIIKNEVSEVFKTRVSEIMSKDVPIASKEADLGEIASIMESKKTGTVCITEDSTLLGIVTERDIIKSIA, from the coding sequence ATGGAGAAATACTACGACAGAAGAAAGGATGAAAAGTTTGCATTAAAGATTGCCAGTGACTGGGGGAGTATTGAATTCAAAGACCATATTTCCAGAAGCGAAGGTTCAATAATGAAAATAGCCTCCACCGAAGTTATAAGCGTGCCCCCGACAATAAATATATTTGGGTCAGCAGAAACAATGACAAAATACAGGTTCCGAAGATTACCAGTAGCCGACCCTGGGACAGGAAGACTTATAGGTATTGTAGGCTCGACTGATATACTTGATTTTCTTGGCGGGGGAGAAAAGGCAAAATTGCTTACAGAAAAATATAATGGCAATTTTCTTGCTGCCATAAATGAATCTGTCAGCGAGATAATGGTTAACGATGTCGTAACCTTAACCACAGGTGCAAGTATTGAAGATGGGCTAAAAAAAATACTCGAATCAAGAATTGGTGGAATTATAATTGTGGATGAAGGTAATTCACTAAAAGGTATAGTTACCGAGAGAGATTTTGTTAATATTGTTGCCGGGAAGAAGACAGGCATTTCTGCCTCTGAGATAATGACAACTGAAGTAATAACAACCACATCAGGTACATCTCTTGAAGATGCTTCCAGGATTATGTTGAGAAATAGCTTTAGAAGACTCCCTGTCACGAGCCAGAATTTCCTTGAGGGAATAGTAACCTCAAGGATGATTCTGAATTTTATGGGCAATGGAGGCCTGTTTAAAAAGATAATTAAAAATGAGGTTAGTGAAGTTTTCAAAACAAGAGTCAGTGAAATTATGTCGAAGGATGTGCCAATAGCTTCAAAGGAAGCAGACCTTGGAGAGATTGCTTCTATCATGGAGAGCAAAAAAACAGGTACAGTCTGTATAACAGAAGACAGTACACTTCTCGGCATAGTCACAGAAAGGGATATAATAAAATCAATAGCCTGA